The nucleotide sequence TAGTTCATTATGTGCACTACAtttggggttttagcctgggtttATGTATAGCTAGCTAAACACTCTACTGATGTACAATGGACTTTATACATTTGATTGGTACAGCACTTAACTTCTTCTGTTTTGATTTCTACTCATTATGCAGTTCTACAACGAAGAGGAGGCCAAGAAATATTTTCAAAAGTGAGTCCAGAGTTTGACAATGACCTCTTATGGGCTGCATGTGAATCACTGTGTTTTGAATACAAGTCGttgcatttaacatttacatactGATCAGAGGCCGTCCTTGAtagaattgttttattttacctttatttaactaggcaagtcagttaagaacaaattcttattttcaatgacggcctgggaacagtgggttaactgccttgcaaccttccggttactagtccaacgctctaaccactaggccaccctgtcgCCCtccactctacccactaggccaccctgtcgcccctccactctaaccactaggccaccctgccacctctacactctaaccactaggccaccctgtcgCCCCATAGAAGCTATCAGAATCCGTTTGAGACATAGTAGAATGTAATATGATTAAAGGTAACCAACAGTTAATCAACAGTTCAAGAATTTCCTCATTGATTTCCAGTTCTCGGGTGATTGAGATCCAGGGCCAGATGTCCTAGAGGGCTGTGGAGCTGCTGAACCTGCCTGAGGACCAGCCCTGTATCCTGCTAGATGTGTGGTAGTGGTACCGGCCAGTGGACGTCTGAGGGCTCATTAGGACCCGCCTGTATCCTGCTAGATGTGGGGTAGGTGTACTGGCCAGGGGACGTCTGAGGGCTCATTAGGACCAGCCCTGTATCCTGCTAGATGTGGGGTAGGTGTACCGGCCAGGGGACGTCCGAGGGCTCTCATTAATTTAATAGGTCTGGGtaggaggggtggcagggtagcctagtggttagagcgttggactagtaaccggaaggttgtgagttcaaacccccgagctgacaaggtacaaatctgtcgttctgcccctgaacaggcagttaacccactgttcccaggccgtcattgaaaataagaatgtgttcttaactgacttgcctggttaaataaaggtaaaataaaggaaaaataaaaaggAGAACAAGACATTAAagctgagtgtgtgtatataacttGTCCCATCCACATGTGACTCGGGGCTGAGTGGGGTCTGTCAGATGGACAGGACTTTTAACATCCTAACATCGCTGAGCCCATCACATTTAAATGACCGTCGCACACTACAACATTCTTCACTTGGTTCCCAATCTGTCTCACCAAAAAAAAGAAGAGGATGTGATTAGATTGTTAACGTATGTAGAATTAGATGTGACTCCTAAGCCTTTTCTACCAGACATCATGTAACGCTTTACCATACAGAGAGTTGAAATATCTAGCCAATAgagtttttttttattgaataacGTTTTGTGTACAGAGCTTGTTAGAGATGTAACGATTTGACCCTTTggcaaatacaaatacacactaGTAGTGTGCATCGCTCCCCAGTTAAAGTGCATAATGACAGCTTCTATGGTGGTCACACTAGTAGTGTGCATCGCTCCCCAGTTAAAGTGCATAATGATAGCTTCTATGGTGGTCACACTAGTAGTGTGCATCGCTCCACAGTTAAAGTGCATAATGATAGCTTCTATGGTGGTCACACTAGTAGTGTGCATCGCTCCCCAGTTAAAGTGCATAATGATAGCTTCTATGGTGGTCACACTAGTAGTGTGCATCGCTCCCCAGTTAAAGTGCATAATGATAGCTTCTATGGTGGTCACACTAGTAGTGTGCCTCGCTCCCCAGTTAAAGTGCATAATGACAGCTTCTATGGTGGTCACACTAGTAGTGTGCATCGCTCCCCAGTTAAAGTGCATAATGATAGCTTCTATGGTGGTCATCACTCCCCAGTTAAAGTGCATAAGGATAGCTTCTATGGTGGTCACACTAGTAATAAAACaagtcttttttttttacttaactgACAGCTGCTTTAATGAGGAACAGTTTGACTTTAGTACGACtcgtatgtggttgtctcaccgagTTATGAATGAATGCGCTGAACTGCAattctctctggataagagtgtctgctaaattactcaagtGTAAATGTTGTTGGTGCTTGAATGTCAAACTGATGTTCTTCTCCTCAGGTTCCTCTTGGTCTGTTGGTTTTCAGGAAGCCTACCCAAGGTGAGAAGCCTACCCAAGGTGAGAAGCCTACCCAAGGTGAGAAGCCTACCCAAGGTGAGAAGCCTACCCAAGGTGAGAAGCCTACCCAAGGTGAGAAGCCTACCCAGGGTGAGAAGCCTACCCAGGGTGAGAAGCCTACCCAGGGTGAGAAGCCTACCCAGGGTGAGAAGCCTACCCAGGGTGAGAAGCCTACCCAGGGTGAGAAGCCTACCCAGGGTGAGAAGCCTACCCAGGGTGAGAAGCCTACCCAAGGTGAGAAGCCTACCCAAGGTGAGAAGCCTACCCAAGGTGAGAAGCCTACCCAAGGTGGGAAGCCTACCCAAGGTGGGAAGCCTACCCAAGGTGAGAAGCCTACCCAAGGTGAGAAGCCTACCCAGGTGGGTTTTATTTCGATAGACTATGCAGTCTTGAGTGCTGAACGCTGATGGTTTGTGTTTTCAGGGGTTGGGGTCAGAGACGGTGGGACGGGAGCGTCCCAAATCAAGTCCAATTCACAGGACGGAGGTAAAGTGATTCATAAGATTGTCACCTTTAGACGTGTTGTAATGCTGAATTACCACCATTGTGTTAAAGAACACACCTATTAATAAAAGTACTACCCTAGTTGGGTAGATGACATTGGGCAGGTCTTTTCCTCAAGTCAGGCCAGGCACATTTCCCTGCCCTGATGAGGTTGACGGACCCAGATGGACATAGAGGGCTGTCGtcctgcctgactacagttactGCCTCGGCAGCTTTTCCTCCCTCTGACATCACATGATCAAGCAGATGGGGATTTAGGAAACCCACTGCTCAGCCTGTAGTGTCTCCACTTGCGCCTGCTGAATAGCTTTAAGGTGGCGCAATTGGGTCAGCCGCTTCAGGTGGGGGGTCACGGGTGTTTGCTGGGGGTCACGGGTGTTTGCTGGGGGTCACGGGTGTTTGCTGGGGGGTCACGGGTGTTTGCTAGGGGGTCACGGGTGTTTGCTAGGGGGTCACGGGTGTTTGCTGGGGGTCACGGGTGTTTGCTAGGGGGTCACGGGTGTTTGCTGGGGGTCACGGGTGTTTGCTGGGGGGTCACGGGTGTTTGCTGGGGGTCACGGGTGTTTGCTGGGGGGTCACGGGTGTTTGCTGGGGGTCACGGGTGTTTGCTGGGGGTCACGGGTGTTTGCTGGGGGTCACGGGTGTTTGCTGGGGGTCACGGGTGTTTGCTGGGGGTCACGGGTGTTTGCTGGGTGGTCACGGGTGTTTGCTGGGGGTCACGGGTGTTTGCTAGGGGGTCACGGGTGTTTGCTGGGGGTCACGGGTGTTTGCTGGGGGGTCACGGGTGTTTGCTGGGTGGTCACGGGTGTTTGCTGGGGGGTCACGGGTGTTTGCTGGGGGGTCACGGGTGTTTGCTGGGGGGTCACGGGTGTTTGCCGGGTGGTCGCTGGGTGGTCACGGGTGTTTTCTGGGTGGTCACGGGTGTTTGCTGGGTGGTCACGGGTGTTTGCTGGGTGGTCACGGGTGTTTGCTGGGTGGTCACGGGTGTTTGCTGGGTGGTCACGGGTGTTTGCCGGGTGTTTGCCGGGTTCCAGCCGAATCAGGAGGGAGTGGTGCTCGTTTAGCAAGCAGCGTGACGTCCTTTACAATCTGTCACAAGACATCGAGCAGATTGAAGTTAAAGTTGAGTAAAAAAACAACTACAGGTTGATTAGAGCTGAGGTGTCTCAATCCCTTCCTGTGTGTCTGCTGGTGGTCATTTCCTGTTTGTCTTCGTGTAGATCTCGCTTTAAGAACATGAAGGGCAAGTCTGCAAAGAAGGGTAAAGACTGGATcctggaggggaggagaagacagggcagGTATGTACCCCTCTGTCTACACTGTCTCATTGAGAAGACAGGGCAGGTATGTACCCCTCTGTCTACACTGTCTCATTGAGAAGACAGGGCAGGTATGTACCCCTCTGTCTACACTGTCTCATTGAGAAGACAGGGCAGGTATGTACCCCTCTGCCTACACTCTCATTGAGAAGACAGGGCAGGTATGCACCCCTCTGTCTACACTGTCTCATTGAGAAGACAGGGCAGGTATGCACCCCTCTGTCTACACTGTCTCATTGAGAAGACAGGGCAGGTATGTACCCCTCTGTCTACACTGTCTCATTGAGAAGACAGGGCAGGTATGTACCCCTCTGTCTACACTGTCTCATTGAGAAGACAGGGCAGGTATGCACCCCTCTGTTTACTCTCTCATTGAGAAGACAGGGCAGGTATGTACCCCTCTGTCTACTCTCTCATTGAGAAGACAGGGCAGGTATGCACCCCTCTGTTTACTCTCTCATTGAGAAGACAGGGCAGGTATGCACCCCTCTGTTTACTCTCTCATTGAGAAGACAGGGCAGGTATGCACCCCTCTGTTTACTCTCTCATTGAGAAGACAGGGCAGGTATGCACCCCTCTGTCTACTCTCTCATTGAGAAGACAGGGCAGGTATGCACCCCTCTGTCTACACTCTCATTGAGAAGACAGGGCAGGTATGCACCCCTCTGTTTACTCTCTCATTGAGAAGACAGGGCAGGTATGTACCCCTCTGTCTACACTGTCTCATTGAGAAGACAGGGCAGGTATGCACCCCTCTGTTTACTCTCTCATTGAGAAGACAGGGCAGGTATGCACCCCTCTGTTTACTCTCTCATTGAGAAGACAGGGCAGGTATGTACCCCTCTGTCTACACTGTCTCATTGAGAAGACAGGGTAGGTATGTACCCCTCTGTCTACACTGTCTCATTGAGAAGACAGGGC is from Oncorhynchus masou masou isolate Uvic2021 unplaced genomic scaffold, UVic_Omas_1.1 unplaced_scaffold_2962, whole genome shotgun sequence and encodes:
- the LOC135534061 gene encoding uncharacterized protein LOC135534061 isoform X2; this translates as MCGSGTGQWTSEGSLGPACILLDVGKPTQGEKPTQGEKPTQGEKPTQGEKPTQGEKPTQGEKPTQGEKPTQGEKPTQGEKPTQGEKPTQGEKPTQGEKPTQGEKPTQGEKPTQGEKPTQGEKPTQGEKPTQGGKPTQGGKPTQGEKPTQGVGVRDGGTGASQIKSNSQDGDLALRT
- the LOC135534061 gene encoding uncharacterized protein LOC135534061 isoform X3, whose translation is MASSCRKPEHIAPLKNVLQRRGGQEIFSKVPLGLLVFRKPTQGEKPTQGEKPTQGEKPTQGEKPTQGEKPTQGEKPTQGEKPTQGEKPTQGEKPTQGEKPTQGEKPTQGEKPTQGEKPTQGEKPTQGEKPTQGEKPTQGEKPTQGVGVRDGGTGASQIKSNSQDGDLALRT
- the LOC135534061 gene encoding uncharacterized protein LOC135534061 isoform X1, giving the protein MASSCRKPEHIAPLKNVLQRRGGQEIFSKVPLGLLVFRKPTQGEKPTQGEKPTQGEKPTQGEKPTQGEKPTQGEKPTQGEKPTQGEKPTQGEKPTQGEKPTQGEKPTQGEKPTQGEKPTQGEKPTQGEKPTQGEKPTQGEKPTQGGKPTQGGKPTQGEKPTQGVGVRDGGTGASQIKSNSQDGDLALRT